The following are encoded in a window of Stigmatella erecta genomic DNA:
- a CDS encoding SulP family inorganic anion transporter: MKSNEQKAGSASSLRTVLASDLPASLVVFLVALPLCMGIALASGAPIMSGLIAGVVGGLVVGLFGGVPLLVSGPAAGLAVMVFGFINELGFAATCAAVAAAGVIQMVLGGVKVARAALGISPAVIHGMLAGIGILIVLGQLHIVLGGAPQSNAWANLRELPGQIMDLHGPATILGLVTIGILVLWQVMPNSRLKKVPGPLVAVVVGSVAAAVWGADVKRVDLAGSLFESIQLPQLPENWGAFAAAVFSLALVASAESLLSAVATDKLHTGPRANLDKELFAQGMANTLSGLMGGLPITGVIVRSAANIAAGAKTRASAFMHGVWMLLFVSLLGSYLGLVPLTVLAGLLVHVGAKLVNMHHIQELRRRGELAVYVVTVAGVVGINLLAGIALGFAVAVARLLWRLGRVQVQVKQVGEVHQVRVGGALTFVGVPQLSAALAQVPNGAQVELDLAVETLDHSGYEALESWCQNHRKTGGKVWMEPLEEVWARKGSASSPKSVVPVSATPTLSSESA; this comes from the coding sequence ATGAAGTCCAACGAGCAGAAGGCTGGCTCCGCCAGCTCGCTCCGGACGGTGCTGGCCAGTGACTTGCCCGCCTCCCTGGTGGTCTTCCTGGTGGCCCTGCCGCTGTGCATGGGCATCGCCCTGGCCTCGGGCGCTCCCATCATGTCCGGGCTCATCGCCGGGGTGGTGGGCGGCCTGGTGGTGGGCTTGTTCGGCGGGGTGCCGCTGCTGGTGAGCGGCCCGGCCGCGGGCCTGGCGGTGATGGTGTTCGGCTTCATCAATGAGCTGGGCTTCGCCGCCACGTGCGCCGCGGTGGCCGCCGCGGGCGTCATCCAGATGGTGCTCGGCGGCGTGAAGGTGGCGCGCGCCGCGCTGGGCATCTCCCCGGCCGTCATCCACGGCATGCTCGCGGGCATCGGCATCCTCATCGTGCTGGGCCAGCTGCACATCGTGCTGGGCGGCGCGCCGCAGTCCAACGCCTGGGCCAACCTGCGCGAGCTGCCGGGGCAGATCATGGACCTGCATGGCCCCGCGACGATCCTGGGCCTGGTCACCATTGGCATCCTGGTGCTGTGGCAGGTGATGCCCAACAGCCGCCTCAAGAAGGTGCCCGGACCGCTGGTGGCGGTGGTGGTGGGCTCGGTGGCCGCGGCGGTGTGGGGCGCGGACGTGAAGCGGGTGGATCTGGCCGGGAGCCTCTTCGAGAGCATCCAGCTGCCCCAGCTGCCCGAGAACTGGGGCGCCTTCGCGGCCGCGGTGTTCTCCCTGGCCCTGGTGGCCAGCGCCGAGTCGCTGCTGAGCGCGGTGGCCACGGACAAGCTGCACACCGGCCCGCGCGCCAACCTGGACAAGGAGCTGTTCGCGCAGGGCATGGCCAACACCCTGTCCGGGCTGATGGGCGGCCTGCCCATCACCGGCGTCATCGTGCGCAGCGCGGCCAACATCGCCGCGGGCGCCAAGACGCGCGCGTCCGCCTTCATGCACGGCGTGTGGATGCTGCTCTTCGTGTCGCTGCTGGGCTCCTACCTCGGCCTGGTGCCCCTCACCGTGCTGGCCGGTCTGCTCGTCCACGTGGGCGCCAAGCTGGTCAACATGCACCACATCCAGGAGCTGCGCCGGCGCGGCGAGCTCGCCGTGTACGTGGTGACGGTGGCTGGCGTGGTGGGCATCAACCTGCTGGCCGGCATCGCGCTGGGCTTCGCGGTGGCGGTGGCGCGGCTGCTGTGGCGGCTGGGCCGGGTGCAGGTGCAGGTGAAGCAGGTGGGTGAGGTGCACCAGGTGCGCGTGGGCGGCGCCCTCACCTTCGTGGGCGTGCCGCAGCTGTCGGCCGCGCTCGCCCAGGTGCCCAATGGGGCCCAGGTGGAGCTGGACCTCGCGGTGGAGACACTGGACCACTCCGGCTACGAGGCCCTGGAGAGCTGGTGCCAGAACCACCGCAAGACAGGCGGCAAGGTGTGGATGGAGCCGCTCGAGGAGGTGTGGGCGCGCAAGGGCTCCGCCTCCTCCCCCAAGTCCGTAGTGCCCGTTTCCGCAACCCCGACTCTCTCCTCGGAAAGTGCCTAA
- a CDS encoding carbonic anhydrase yields MKKLVQGILDFQRHSLPAYRSTFARLAHGQTPDCLFIGCADSRVVPNLFASTNPGDLFVMRNVGNMVPPSDAKGLSLSDRSEAAALEFSLLTLPVKDIVVCGHSGCGAMKAILSGYNDQKTPNLSSWLDVGRPALAALERGGKVGEGLAPYDRLSQYSVLQQMENLKTYPLVRDRLAAGTVRLHGWWFDIGQARVHSYRPELERFVPIDELEGERMLKEMERPSGLGEASTSAA; encoded by the coding sequence ATGAAAAAGCTCGTTCAGGGTATCCTCGACTTCCAGCGTCACAGCCTTCCCGCCTACCGCTCCACCTTCGCGCGGCTGGCCCATGGACAGACTCCCGATTGCCTGTTCATCGGCTGCGCCGACAGCCGCGTGGTGCCCAACCTCTTCGCGTCCACCAACCCCGGTGACCTCTTCGTCATGCGCAACGTGGGCAACATGGTGCCGCCCTCGGATGCCAAGGGCCTGTCCCTGAGCGATCGCTCCGAGGCGGCGGCCCTGGAGTTCTCCCTGCTCACCCTGCCGGTGAAGGACATCGTGGTGTGCGGCCACTCCGGCTGCGGCGCCATGAAGGCCATTCTGTCGGGGTACAACGACCAGAAGACGCCCAACCTCAGCAGCTGGCTGGACGTGGGCCGTCCCGCCCTGGCCGCCCTCGAGCGCGGTGGGAAGGTCGGCGAGGGGCTGGCCCCGTATGACCGGCTCAGCCAGTACAGCGTGCTGCAGCAGATGGAGAACCTGAAGACCTACCCCCTGGTGCGCGATCGTCTGGCGGCAGGCACCGTGCGGCTGCACGGCTGGTGGTTCGACATCGGCCAGGCACGGGTGCACTCCTACCGTCCGGAGCTGGAGCGCTTCGTCCCCATCGATGAGCTCGAGGGAGAGCGCATGCTCAAGGAGATGGAGCGGCCGAGCGGCTTGGGAGAGGCGTCCACCTCGGCCGCCTGA
- a CDS encoding SulP family inorganic anion transporter, with translation MLEHHSFGAAARARLLWQDWKQMVSPKTFGQDLSGALTVACVALPLNIALAVASGLPASVGLISGAIAGVVAGLLGGCRLQVTGPEAALVPIVLLLVQRHGIKGMVVATFLCGLLQIALGMLRVGRLAKLLPAPVVRGFMAGIGLILLNSQLPRLLGLPKTAGSLSSLPAQAGEWMVHGGGFVIGVVAIACMVGLPRVQRRVPSVLVGLVVATLLGGLLGPELARVGSLPAGLPSPQLPSLAGVDWSALLPDVLSLTVLASLGSLMSASAIDQFPGFEKQKSDHDQELMAQGMANLASSLFGGMPVMGAIVRSSVSIQAGARTRAASVLHAMLLLAVCLLAGALVARVPIAALAGILVVVGVRLLDLRGLRKLWDQERPQVAVVAVTAIVIASVDLLLGLGAGVLLSIGLLLRARPRTELQTRVLRLDGRPHFRALGVASTGQDERPPLQRIRVRGPLDFLSPGILNTALASHPLPRYAVLDLTAVPYLDAAGLQEVLNLRDCLVMRNGVVVVVAWGEVARMLEQGGFPQESPSASLVSSYDDALEHIARSHKAAAVAGVQEEARPVRTRVPVMES, from the coding sequence ATGCTCGAACATCACTCGTTTGGAGCCGCGGCCCGTGCACGCCTGCTGTGGCAGGACTGGAAGCAAATGGTCTCTCCCAAGACATTCGGGCAGGACCTGTCTGGAGCCCTCACGGTGGCGTGCGTGGCGCTGCCGCTCAATATCGCGCTCGCGGTGGCGTCGGGACTGCCAGCCAGCGTGGGCCTCATCAGTGGTGCGATCGCCGGCGTCGTGGCCGGGTTGCTGGGCGGTTGTCGGCTGCAGGTGACGGGGCCCGAGGCCGCGCTGGTGCCCATCGTGCTCCTGCTGGTCCAGCGCCATGGCATCAAGGGCATGGTCGTGGCCACCTTCCTCTGCGGGCTCTTGCAGATCGCGCTCGGCATGCTGCGGGTGGGCCGGTTGGCGAAGTTGCTGCCGGCGCCGGTGGTGCGCGGATTCATGGCGGGCATCGGCCTGATCCTCCTCAACAGCCAGCTGCCCCGGTTGCTGGGCTTGCCGAAGACGGCCGGCTCGCTGTCCTCGCTGCCCGCGCAGGCGGGGGAATGGATGGTGCACGGGGGAGGCTTTGTCATCGGCGTGGTGGCGATCGCCTGCATGGTGGGCCTGCCTCGCGTACAGCGCCGGGTGCCTTCGGTGCTGGTGGGGCTCGTGGTGGCCACGCTGCTCGGCGGACTGTTGGGGCCGGAGCTCGCCCGCGTGGGGAGCCTGCCCGCGGGATTGCCTTCGCCCCAGCTGCCCTCGCTGGCGGGCGTGGACTGGAGCGCGCTGCTGCCCGATGTCCTCTCGCTCACCGTGCTCGCGTCGCTGGGCTCGTTGATGTCGGCCAGCGCCATTGATCAATTCCCGGGCTTCGAAAAGCAGAAGAGCGATCATGATCAGGAGCTGATGGCCCAAGGCATGGCCAACCTCGCCTCCTCGCTCTTCGGCGGCATGCCGGTGATGGGGGCCATCGTCCGCTCCTCGGTGTCGATCCAGGCGGGAGCCCGTACCCGCGCGGCGTCCGTGCTCCATGCGATGCTGCTGCTGGCCGTGTGCCTCCTGGCTGGAGCGCTCGTCGCTCGCGTGCCCATCGCCGCGCTCGCGGGCATTCTCGTGGTGGTGGGCGTGCGGCTGCTGGATCTCCGGGGCCTGCGCAAGCTGTGGGATCAGGAGCGTCCCCAGGTGGCGGTGGTGGCGGTGACCGCCATCGTCATCGCCTCGGTGGATCTCCTGCTCGGATTGGGCGCGGGCGTGCTGCTCTCCATCGGACTGCTCTTGAGGGCCCGGCCCCGGACGGAACTCCAGACGCGGGTCCTCCGGCTGGACGGCCGCCCCCACTTCCGCGCCCTGGGCGTGGCCTCCACCGGGCAGGACGAGCGGCCGCCTCTCCAGCGCATCCGTGTCCGCGGGCCGCTCGACTTCCTCTCGCCTGGCATCCTCAATACGGCGCTCGCCAGCCACCCCCTGCCGAGGTACGCCGTGCTCGATCTGACCGCGGTGCCCTACCTGGACGCCGCGGGACTCCAGGAGGTGCTGAACCTCCGGGACTGCCTCGTCATGCGCAACGGCGTGGTGGTCGTCGTCGCGTGGGGCGAGGTGGCGCGGATGCTCGAGCAGGGTGGCTTCCCGCAGGAGTCTCCGTCCGCCAGCCTGGTGTCTTCGTATGACGATGCGCTCGAGCACATCGCCCGGAGTCACAAGGCCGCCGCCGTCGCGGGCGTTCAGGAGGAGGCCCGGCCCGTTCGTACCCGGGTGCCGGTCATGGAGTCGTAG
- a CDS encoding HAMP domain-containing sensor histidine kinase, with the protein MRLVQRLLISHSLLTVILLGAAGFAVVALVRMTSLLTEIREDHLGKVQEEEAVHQAAWSVEVAARHAILACERDPNVGPQVALSLKKSLSQLEVLLSHHGDSIEPSIRNSAEAFRAYARYVSEENTCTRLFEPALRQKRLIWDETLTDAWIAIVRSLHQVVLKREAEAYAIGATAIGVGSIFGVLAMFAAWGVARWMARGVTQPLELLATQAQQVGQGNFDPIQPVGGPLEVQELASELERTRARLAEIDHLKDAFVASVSHDLRTPLTRLRAALGLMADGTTGPLNAQQRRVIDLARSACEREIRLVSALLDMSRVKSGKALRREAGCLLDDVLLRAMEDMQGEAEEAGVQLELEKEGPLSPASLDAALIERAVANLLGNAIRVSSQGQKVRMLRTVTQEGPPGHTASGTWARVVVRDEGPGVRPEVRNRLFEHFFTSPVGNTAHPPGIGLGLPLAREMMRAHGGDVAFLDEPGPGAAFAIWIPLEGPASLRYAPEATPSALPAARSPE; encoded by the coding sequence ATGCGTCTCGTTCAGCGTCTGCTCATCTCTCACTCCTTGCTCACCGTCATCCTGCTCGGTGCCGCCGGCTTCGCCGTGGTGGCCCTGGTTCGCATGACGAGCCTCCTCACGGAGATCCGCGAGGATCATCTGGGCAAGGTGCAGGAGGAGGAGGCCGTGCACCAGGCGGCCTGGAGCGTGGAGGTCGCCGCCCGGCACGCCATCCTGGCCTGTGAACGCGATCCGAACGTCGGGCCCCAGGTGGCGCTCTCCCTGAAGAAGTCCCTGAGCCAGCTGGAGGTGCTGCTTTCCCACCACGGAGACTCCATCGAGCCGAGCATCCGGAACTCGGCGGAGGCGTTTCGCGCCTATGCACGGTACGTGAGCGAGGAGAACACCTGCACCCGCCTCTTCGAGCCCGCGCTGCGGCAGAAGCGGCTCATCTGGGACGAGACCCTCACGGATGCCTGGATCGCCATCGTGCGCTCCCTGCACCAGGTGGTCCTCAAGCGCGAGGCCGAGGCCTATGCCATTGGTGCCACGGCGATCGGCGTGGGGTCCATCTTCGGAGTCCTCGCGATGTTCGCCGCCTGGGGCGTGGCGCGCTGGATGGCGCGGGGGGTGACGCAGCCCCTGGAGCTGCTCGCCACACAGGCCCAGCAGGTGGGCCAGGGGAACTTCGACCCCATCCAGCCGGTGGGCGGTCCGCTCGAGGTGCAGGAGCTGGCCTCCGAGCTGGAGCGGACGCGCGCGCGTCTGGCGGAGATCGATCACCTCAAGGACGCCTTCGTGGCCTCCGTGTCGCATGATCTCCGGACGCCGCTCACGCGGCTGCGGGCCGCGCTCGGGCTGATGGCGGACGGCACCACCGGTCCGCTCAATGCGCAGCAGCGGCGGGTGATCGATCTGGCGCGAAGTGCCTGCGAGCGGGAGATCCGCCTGGTGTCCGCGCTGCTCGACATGTCCCGCGTGAAGTCCGGCAAGGCGCTGCGGCGCGAGGCGGGCTGCCTGCTGGATGACGTGCTCCTCCGGGCCATGGAGGACATGCAGGGCGAGGCCGAGGAGGCCGGGGTCCAGCTGGAGCTGGAGAAGGAGGGGCCGCTGTCCCCCGCCTCGCTCGACGCGGCCCTCATCGAGCGCGCGGTGGCCAATCTCCTGGGCAACGCCATCCGCGTCTCCTCCCAGGGGCAGAAGGTCCGGATGCTCCGCACCGTCACTCAGGAGGGGCCTCCAGGGCACACCGCGTCCGGCACCTGGGCCCGGGTGGTGGTGCGCGACGAGGGCCCGGGAGTCCGGCCCGAGGTGCGAAACCGTCTCTTCGAGCACTTCTTCACCTCTCCGGTGGGCAATACCGCCCACCCCCCCGGCATCGGCCTGGGCCTGCCGCTGGCGCGCGAGATGATGCGCGCGCATGGCGGCGACGTGGCGTTCCTCGACGAGCCGGGCCCGGGCGCGGCCTTCGCCATCTGGATACCCCTCGAAGGCCCGGCCTCGCTCCGCTACGCTCCCGAGGCGACTCCTTCCGCGTTGCCTGCCGCCCGGAGCCCTGAATGA